The Trichomycterus rosablanca isolate fTriRos1 chromosome 15, fTriRos1.hap1, whole genome shotgun sequence genome contains a region encoding:
- the mxra5a gene encoding matrix-remodeling-associated protein 5 has translation MMELNEQMMKRCVKCMLTLLALGVLLRNVNGCPHPCACPQPGEIHCTFRSLLNVPASLPRQVERLNLGFNTINRITESTFAGMRKLELLMMHGNNIHNIPKGAFQDLISLQMMKMSYNKLKVISRHTFQGLWSLARLHLDHNHLEFIHPDAFQGLTSLRLLQLEGNRLQQLHAATFATLSILGYFPMSTLRHLYLSENGLTALPQKMLAGMPYLENLFLHENPWTCDCRMKWFNEWDSNAPGVLKCKKDKVSQLCPVCVTPKQLKKTDLRELEKLKCTSPVISAPHRTSAPNTESELLTLADFQQPFGNVSLDLSDEHGNQVDLNCHVNDPTESTRINWDHSNPNQINANVTLTLDLECSIDRSNYERLWRLIAYYSDVPAHLKREIMLSKEPQISYRYRQDVEVDAVYFTGVKANIVAEPAWIMQSTVNLRLNRPQSSSKQVKLILSTNLSQLLESETERQQSRNWVMIETKNTTRTLQTVVIGSRVQMNCNVHSSGNPSIKWMLPNGAKVEAPYQSTDNRISVSQSGLLAITAVDYSDSGVYYCIAQVMGDISVLPFRLTVEESSSPGPGDEGVAEPMSGVAGRPVSIPCVTSGSPDPDINWILPDNRIINTWSKSSRMSLASNGTLTIRYSQLVDSGYYKCVAESQHGVDRLATKVTLTRLSGGQPLRKYSSRPQPAERASTKIIPLTENGLEASGDNENAEPEEKTPSVRVDTFNKRIPNVVRGGHPSRKVWRHPSMPRRRITPPGVNRNNSVDPRRRVNTLNGQIDPERWADILAKVRKGGSSSKTTTTPSLVQSQLLEFTTAKQSEALERTEESSPDITTTKAPMHEASYPVTVSEASIKTTVESLDIKSLDSKDQMHITYQIAAPETNQDLDLFTTTINAVQTTTGPQPTSYSVMDRNVAKWDSVNYVESTTSYEAFILRNQSHTSVNKVTDASQTSEGDDNHNISDEYSLLKSSSHVVGLDQEKSTHSPVLTTVVAFNGQTAEKQSTPHLFTDTSESATRAHQETSKIPLFITVAPRTKPSDRETHTTLIYIAPPLRTRNSSSSRRKNGGRRKRPDRIRTKQNSYKSAHVTSTTSQPTTLAPVSEIAKMTASSESKIKTSTWATSSGAQVNTTAPFTDSQATSLSEMNHKKNTELLYTGQSNLSLDPFLNKKEPEIEHTTLSHAKLLNISTSTAVVSVSPSTSPGFTGQEKSRTDGQTVSTLSPLIQNTPATSADQEGFTSIRPTVDKPFEDPQRKRVTGYLLKSDKSPETPHSLLEIIPGGGRDEVKKPHNISEPENVSASEGLVGEFSTRPYSSSAANTEHEIIASHDSEFPSGSTKANLYKGAQEDSQVTTERPITSQSAQSGTATTTKLSSASEDKENGYPLRKPGFTEANVSLMEGDFYFTTLKTTTSTVTSTTTIKPATATIKPSTTTPPTIQATPKTIKTSKIYTYVPFQNIPNWGRKGVPDSLNHIPDRHQDRILTTERNIKPSFPHSTSLSEYTKLEQTTTRPKSQTTLLKAPTTAQKFPMVHSPGLTTPLKSNGNSSTVHSTAVSNSHYNQQLPVVPGRRGQPRITSTDIKTVAAQAESDAHLDCVAAGEPSPFFSWTKVSTGASIAQNTKIQRYEVHSNGTLIIRKVHPLDRGQYLCKAQNQYGEDKMVVNLIVLARHPRVLEPRYRDTTTHLGDPVELECRSQGHPLPRTTWLLPNRAALHNDAPSAGTPEQRGSVLASSTPDQRILVLSNGTLRITSATYTDRGVYKCIASNAVGADSISVRLTVTSTPPIIQQPRQEDLTLSEGSTAYLNCTAKGSPSPTISWSTPKGLQLRPSEFVTGHNSFVFPNGTLIIRGLSQAETGKYECTATSTVGSSSRILRLTVKKSIASARARITSSSPQKTDVVYGGKLQLDCVASGDPEPRVIWKTPSKKLVDANYSYDPRIKVFANGTLRIHSVTEKDEGDYLCAAHNKAGDDYILLKVTILTKPAKIEQRTQADQKVMYGGNLKVDCVASGLPNPMIQWALPDGTMINSIMKSGTSNGPRHKYVVFDNGTLFFNEVGMHEEGDYTCYAENRIGKDEMKVHVKVLADVLVIKNKTYEVVRVMYGESASLKCTAKGDPNPHILWFSPINRAIPSASSKYLIHNDGTLVIQNAQRFDGGNYTCLARNSAGQDRKVTKLEILVSPPTINGLSSSTNYLKVSGVKDQRKLIHCKATGTPVPLVMWVLPENIILPAPYYGSRMTVYQNGTLDIHSLKITNGAKLTCIARNEGGEAMLVVQLDLIDLLEKPRLRSPKTESQSITVGRMMILNCSIEGPTSPQLTWVLPSGDQLISGTKFNKFYHKPDGTLVISNPALSETGTYRCLGRNSGGVVERTVVLTPGRKPDISNRYNSPVSVINGESLQLHCLSGSEPVRLTWTLPSGVVLNRPQRAGRYAVLPNGTLNIQQASVYDRGSYTCRAANEYGSSLQTVSVAIIAYSPRISSGPALSTYAKRGVAVQLNCAATGIPKPEVAWEIPDRTRLIVSSQPRVFGNKYLHPQGFLIIQNPTPKDTGLYKCTARNVIGVDSKGTYLNVY, from the exons ATGATGGAGCTGAATGAACAGATGATGAAACGGTGTGTTAAGTGCATGCTGACACTGTTGGCATTGGGAGTGCTGCTTAGAAACGTGAACGGCTGTCCGCACCCCTGCGCTTGCCCCCAGCCTGGAGAAATTCACTGCACCTTCCGCTCCCTGCTTAACGTGCCCGCCAGCCTGCCCAGACAGGTGGAGCGCCTCAACTTGGG ATTCAACACAATAAACCGAATAACAGAGAGCACTTTTGCTGGCATGCGAAAGCTAGAGCTCCTCATGATGCATGGGAATAATATTCATAACATTCCTAAGGGAGCATTCCAGGACCTGATATCCCTTCAG ATGATGAAAATGAGCTACAACAAGCTGAAAGTAATTAGCAGGCACACCTTCCAAGGTCTCTGGAGCTTAGCCAGGCTCCACCTGGATCACAACCATCTGGAGTTCATACACCCGGATGCATTCCAAGGACTCACTTCTCTCCGTCTGCTGCAGTTGGAGGGCAACCGGCTCCAGCAGCTCCATGCAGCCACTTTCGCAACACTTTCAATACTGGGATACTTTCCGATGTCCACACTCAGGCACCTGTACCTGTCTGAGAACGGGCTGACGGCACTGCCGCagaagatgttagctggcatgcctTATTTGGAGAACTTGTTTCTGCATGAGAACCCCTGGACCTGTGACTGTCGGATGAAATGGTTCAATGAGTGGGATTCAAATGCACCAG GTGTGCTCAAATGCAAGAAAGACAAAGTAAGTCAGTTGTGCCCTGTATGCGTCACTCCAAAACAACTAAAGAAAACAGATCTTCGGGAGCTAGAGAAGCTCAAATGCACCAGTCCCGTCATCAGTGCCCCACACAGGACCTCTGCTCCAAACACAGAAAGCGAACTCTTGACCTTAGCTGACTTTCAGCAACCTTTTGGAAATGTTTCACTAGACCTGTCGGATGAACACGGGAACCAAGTGGATCTGAACTGTCATGTCAATGACCCCACAGAGTCAACCAGAATCAACTGGGACCATTCTAATCCAAATCAGATTAATGCAAATGTGACACTGACGTTAGATCTGGAGTGCTCGATCGACAGGTCCAACTACGAAAGGCTGTGGAGACTGATTGCATATTACAGCGATGTACCCGCCCACTTGAAGCGGGAGATCATGCTAAGCAAAGAACCTCAGATCAGCTACAGGTATCGACAGGATGTGGAAGTGGATGCTGTTTACTTTACCGGTGTGAAAGCCAATATTGTGGCAGAACCTGCATGGATAATGCAGTCAACAGTGAACCTGCGGTTAAACCGACCCCAATCCTCAAGTAAACAGGTTaaactcattctcagcactaatTTATCCCAGCTGTTAGAATCAGAAACAGAGAGGCAACAAAGCAGAAACTGGGTGATGATAGAGACCAAAAACACCACTAGAACATTGCAGACCGTTGTGATAGGGAGTCGAGTACAGATGAACTGCAACGTGCACAGCTCGGGAAACCCATCAATTAAATGGATGCTGCCTAATGGCGCCAAAGTCGAGGCTCCATATCAAAGCACTGATAACAGGATATCAGTTTCCCAGTCTGGTTTGTTGGCAATAACAGCAGTGGATTACTCAGATTCAGGAGTATACTACTGTATAGCACAAGTAATGGGGGATATTAGCGTTCTTCCTTTTCGTCTGACAGTGGAGGAGTCTTCTAGTCCAGGACCAGGAGATGAAGGTGTGGCTGAACCAATGTCAGGAGTTGCTGGCAGGCCTGTTTCCATTCCCTGTGTGACCTCAGGCTCTCCCGATCCAGATATAAATTGGATCCTGCCTGACAACAGAATTATAAACACATGGTCAAAATCATCCAGGATGTCTCTGGCCTCAAATGGAACTTTGACTATCCGCTACAGCCAGCTGGTGGACAGCGGTTATTATAAATGTGTGGCTGAAAGTCAACATGGTGTAGACAGATTGGCCACAAAGGTAACTTTGACAAGACTCTCTGGTGGACAGCCTCTGAGAAAATATTCCAGCAGACCTCAGCCTGCAGAAAGAGCCTCTACCAAAATAATACCTCTTACGGAAAATGGTCTCGAGGCATCTGGAGACAATGAAAATGCAGAGCCAGAGGAAAAAACGCCTAGTGTACGAGTGGATACTTTTAATAAAAGAATACCAAACGTTGTTCGAGGTGGGCATCCGTCCAGAAAGGTGTGGAGACATCCTTCTATGCCGAGAAGACGAATCACGCCTCCTGGAGTTAACAGAAATAACTCAGTAGACCCAAGAAGAAGAGTCAATactttaaatggtcaaataGATCCAGAGCGATGGGCTGATATTTTGGCAAAAGTTCGCAAAGGTGGCAGCAGTTCGAAGACAACTACAACTCCAAGTTTAGTTCAATCACAGCTGCTTGAATTTACCACAGCGAAACAGTCCGAAGCTCTCGAAAGGACTGAAGAATCATCACCAGATATTACTACCACCAAAGCACCAATGCATGAAGCATCATATCCAGTCACCGTTTCAGAGGCATCAATTAAAACCACTGTAGAGAGTTTAGATATAAAATCACTAGACTCTAAAGACCAGATGCACATAACCTACCAAATTGCTGCTCCTGAAACCAACCAAGATTTAGACTTGTTTACAACCACCATAAACGCTGTGCAGACCACAACTGGACCACAGCCTACAAGTTATTCCGTAATGGATCGAAATGTTGCCAAATGGGATAGTGTAAACTACGTTGAGAGTACAACATCATACGAAGCTTTCATTCTGAGAAATCAAAGTCACACTTCGGTTAATAAAGTAACTGATGCAAGTCAGACGTCTGAAGGTGATGACAATCATAATATTAGTGATGAATACAGCCTTTTAAAAAGTTCTAGCCATGTAGTGGGGCTTGATCAGGAAAAGTCAACACACAGCCCAGTATTGACCACAGTTGTGGCTTTTAATGGCCAAACTGCTGAAAAACAGTCTACTCCTCACTTGTTTACTGACACTTCAGAATCAGCAACTCGAGCACACCAAGAAACTTCAAAAATTCCACTGTTTATTACTGTGGCACCAAGAACTAAACCCAGCGACCGAGaaacacacactacattaaTTTATATTGCGCCTCCCTTACGTACTAGGAACTCATCCAGTTCGCGACGTAAGAATGGCGGCAGACGTAAAAGGCCAGATAGAATTAGGACAAAACAGAATAGCTACAAATCTGCACACGTCACAAGTACCACATCACAGCCCACTACTTTAGCCCCGGTTTCTGAGATCGCCAAGATGACTGCTTCCTCAGagtctaaaataaaaacatctacATGGGCTACGAGCAGCGGAGCCCAAGTGAACACCACAGCTCCATTTACTGACAGCCAAGCAACGTCACTTAGCGAAATGAATCATAAAAAGAACACAGAGCTTTTATATACTGGCCAGAGTAATTTATCCCTTGATCCTTTTCTCAATAAGAAAGAGCCTGAAATAGAGCATACAACCTTGTCACATGCCAAACTACTCAATATATCCACGAGCACTGCAGTAGTGTCAGTCTCTCCATCGACATCTCCAGGTTTTACAGGGCAAGAAAAATCAAGAACAGACGGGCAAACTGTTTCCACTTTATCTCCTCTAATTCAAAACACCCCAGCCACATCAGCTGACCAGGAAGGGTTCACAAGCATCCGGCCCACGGTAGATAAACCGTTTGAAGATCCACAACGTAAAAGGGTTACGGGATACTTGCTTAAGTCTGACAAATCCCCCGAGACTCCTCATTCACTGCTAGAAATAATACCAGGTGGAGGTCGAGACGAAGTAAAGAAGCCTCATAATATAAGTGAACCAGAAAATGTGTCTGCATCTGAAGGCCTTGTGGGAGAGTTTTCAACGAGGCCTTACTCCTCATCTGCTGCAAATACCGAGCATGAAATCATCGCAAGCCATGACTCAGAATTCCCTAGTGGCTCAACAAAAGCAAACCTCTATAAGGGGGCACAGGAGGATTCTCAGGTTACAACGGAGAGACCCATAACTTCGCAAAGTGCTCAGTCTGGAACGGCTACCACAACAAAACTAAGCAGTGCTTCAGAGGATAAAGAGAATGGATATCCTCTCAGGAAGCCTGGATTTACTGAAGCAAATGTGTCTTTGATGGAAggtgatttttattttaccaccctaaaaacaacaacatcaactgttacttctactactactataaaaCCAGCAACCGCCACAATAAAACCATCAACAACTACACCCCCAACAATACAAGCAACACCAAAGacaataaaaacatctaaaatTTACACTTATGTTCCTTTCCAAAATATCCCAAATTGGGGTAGGAAAGGTGTACCAGACAGTTTGAATCACATACCTGACAGACACCAGGACAGAATTTTAACCACAGAACGGAATATCAAGCCATCGTTTCCTCATTCTACAAGTCTATCAGAATATACTAAACTAGAACAAACCACTACAAGACCAAAATCTCAAACCACACTTTTAAAAGCTCCTACAACTGCCCAGAAGTTCCCAATGGTTCATTCTCCAGGACTGACCACTCCTTTAAAGTCAAATGGTAATTCTTCAACTGTCCATTCTACAGCTGTCTCTAATAGTCATTATAATCAGCAACTACCAGTTGTCCCAGGTAGGAGAGGACAGCCTAGAATAACCAGTACTGATATAAAGACGGTGGCAGCACAGGCTGAATCTGATGCCCATTTGGACTGTGTGGCTGCGGGAGAGCCAAGCCCCTTTTTCTCCTGGACTAAAGTCTCCACAG GAGCCAGCATTGCTCAGAACACCAAGATTCAGAGGTATGAAGTTCACTCTAACGGCACCTTGATAATACGCAAGGTTCATCCTCTGGACCGGGGCCAGTACCTCTGCAAGGCCCAGAACCAGTATGGTGAGGACAAGATGGTGGTCAATTTGATCGTCTTAGCAAGACATCCCAGAGTGTTGGAGCCCCGCTATCGAGACACAACTACACATCTGGGAGATCCTGTTGAACTGGAATGTCGCTCTCAGGGGCACCCTTTGCCTCGTACAACCTGGCTGCTCCCTAACAGGGCAGCGCTACATAATGATGCTCCTTCAGCTGGTACACCTGAGCAGCGGGGTTCCGTTTTAGCCAGTAGCACACCGGATCAACGGATTTTAGTTTTATCCAATGGTACACTCAGGATTACATCTGCTACTTACACTGACAGAGGAGTATATAAATGCATTGCCAGCAACGCAGTTGGTGCAGACTCTATATCTGTCCGCCTTACAGTTACTTCTACACCTCCGATTATCCAACAACCAAGGCAGGAAGACCTTACTCTTTCAGAAGGCAGCACTGCCTATCTGAACTGCACTGCCAAAGGTAGTCCTAGCCCTACAATCAGCTGGTCTACACCCAAAGGCTTGCAGCTCCGTCCTTCAGAATTTGTTACCGGGCACAACTCATTTGTTTTCCCCAATGGGACCCTGATTATTCGTGGACTGAGTCAAGCAGAGACAGGAAAATATGAATGCACAGCTACGAGTACAGTTGGGAGTTCATCCAGAATTCTTAGATTAACTGTGAAAAAATCCATTGCATCAGCCAGAGCCAGGATTACTTCCTCATCTCCACAGAAAACAGATGTTGTATATGGGGGAAAGTTGCAACTGGATTGTGTTGCATCAGGAGATCCAGAGCCCAGGGTCATCTGGAAGACTCCATCCAAAAAGCTTGTGGATGCTAATTACAG TTATGACCCACGAATCAAAGTGTTCGCCAATGGTACACTCCGCATCCACTCTGTGACGGAAAAAGATGAAGGCGACTATCTTTGTGCTGCACATAACAAAGCTGGAGATGACTACATTCTCCTCAAAGTCACCATCTTGACAAAACCTGCCAAAATTGAGCAAAGGACACAAGCTGACCAGAAGGTGATGTACGGTGGTAACCTCAAAGTGGATTGTGTTGCATCCGGCCTTCCGAACCCAATGATCCAGTGGGCTCTGCCAGATGGAACTATGATCAACAGCATTATGAAATCTGGCACCAGTAATGGTCCCAGACATAAATATGTCGTTTTCGACAATGGAACCCTCTTCTTTAATGAAGTTGGGATGCACGAGGAAGGAGATTACACGTGCTATGCTGAGAACCGGATCGGCAAGGATGAGATGAAGGTGCATGTCAAAGTTCTGGCAGATGTACTGGTGATCAAAAACAAGACCTATGAAGTTGTCCGAGTCATGTACGGAGAATCAGCCTCACTGAAGTGTACCGCTAAAGGAGATCCTAACCCTCACATACTGTGGTTCTCACCAATCAATAGAGCAATACCCTCAGCCTCAAGCAAGTACTTGATCCATAATGATGGAACATTGGTCATCCAGAATGCACAGCGATTTGATGGTGGGAACTATACCTGCCTTGCTAGAAACAGTGCAGGACAAGATCGGAAGGTCACCAAGCTAGAGATCTTGGTCTCACCCCCTACTATCAATGGATTAAGCAGCTCAACAAACTATTTGAAAGTGTCTGGTGTGAAGGATCAAAGGAAGTTGATCCATTGTAAGGCAACTGGCACTCCTGTACCTCTTGTGATGTGGGTCCTTCCAGAGAACATCATTCTTCCAGCACCATACTACGGAAGCCGGATGACAGTTTATCAAAATGGCACTCTTGATATTCATTCATTGAAGATAACCAATGGAGCCAAATTGACCTGTATCGCTCGTAATGAAGGTGGAGAGGCAATGCTTGTTGTGCAACTTGATCTTATAGATCTTTTAGAGAAACCAAGACTTAGAAGTCCCAAAACAGAATCTCAGTCTATAACTGTAGGGCGGATGATGATTTTAAATTGTTCCATTGAGGGTCCCACATCTCCACAACTGACCTGGGTACTTCCTAGTGGAGATCAACTAATAAGTGGTACCAAATTTAACAAGTTCTACCACAAGCCTGATGGGACGTTGGTTATAAGTAATCCTGCACTTTCAGAGACAGGAACCTATCGATGCTTGGGACGCAATTCTGGTGGAGTGGTAGAAAGGACTGTTGTGCTAACTCCAGGGCGGAAACCGGACATCAGCAATAGGTACAACTCACCTGTTAGTGTCATAAATGGTGAAAGCTTACAGTTACACTGCCTGTCAGGCAGTGAACCTGTCCGCCTTACCTGGACCTTGCCAAGCGGGGTTGTTCTAAACCGACCTCAACGGGCAGGTCGCTACGCTGTTCTACCAAATGGAACCCTTAACATCCAGCAGGCTTCTGTGTACGACAGGGGTTCTTACACCTGCCGTGCTGCTAACGAATACGGAAGCTCCTTGCAAACAGTCTCAGTTGCTATAATCGCATACTCGCCACGAATCTCAAGTGGCCCTGCTCTTTCAACATACGCAAAAAGAGGAGTTGCTGTTCAGCTGAACTGTGCAGCGACTGGTATTCCCAAGCCCGAGGTGGCATGGGAGATCCCGGACAGAACACGGTTAATAGTCAGCTCTCAGCCACGAGTGTTTGGAAACAAGTATCTACACCCTCAGGGCTTCTTGATAATACAAAACCCCACGCCAAAAGACACAGGTTTATACAAATGCACTGCTAGAAATGTGATAGGGGTTGATTCAAAGGGCACATACCTTAATGTGTACTGA